The sequence below is a genomic window from Acetivibrio clariflavus DSM 19732.
ATTATAAAAGATATAATTATTCCTAAAAACATTTCTTTTCTGCCGCAGAAATCTATAAAACTTTTGCCCAGTCCTTCATTTTTTCTGGCATAAACCGATGTACCCGCACCTATCAGCGATCCAATCCTGCCTGCCACCGGAAAGAGCAGCAAAGCTGCCGGCATCAAATCCAATTCCAGAAGCACGGTATAATTTATCAGGACAATGCTTATAAGAGCCAAAACCGCATTAGTTCCAACCCTGCTGTCTCTCATTATCTCAAGAATTTTCTCCTTGGGTCTGTTGGAAAACAAACCGTCAAAGGTATCGCCCAATCCATCAAGATGCAAGCCGCCGGTTAAAACAATATATCCGACAATCAAAAATGCAGCAACCATCTTTGCAGGTAAAACCAGCTTCAGTACACTGCATAAAGCGAGCAGCAAAACGCCTATAATCAAACCCACAGCAGGGGCAAACACCAATCCCTTGCCATAGTCCCTTTCGTCACAATTCAAATTAACCGGTATAGGTATTGAGGTAAAGAACTGAACCATTGCAACAAATCTTTTAAATATAATCACTTTTTTCTCCCATTGCTTCAGTTTATTAATAATCTCTTAGCGTATTTATTTGATTTTTACAGGTATGCCTGATACACATAAGTATACTTCATCGGCTGCCTGAGCAAGCATTTGATTTATTCTTCCCGCAATATCTCTAAATATCCTGGAAATTTTATTCTCAGGTACAATACCCATTCCAACCTCATTTGTAACCAAAATAAAAGTAGTATCTTTTTCATCAACTACTTTCAATAGTTTTTCCATTTCCAGTTTTATTTGCGATTCTATATAATCACAATCACTGCCGGAAGCATTGTCCCAGTCGATAGATGCTTCCAACATCAGATTTGTAATCATTATTGTTATGCAATCCAGCAAATACACAGCATGTCCGCTCTTTTCACCGGCCAAATGCTTATCCAGATCCTTATAGGCTTCAATTGTCTTCCAATGGGCCGGTCTCTGTTCCACATGCTTTTTTATCCGAGCCTTCATTTCATCGTCGAAAGGTATTGAAGTTGCTATATATACTACATCACAATTGCAGTCCTTTGCTATCTTTTCTGCAAAAGTACTTTTGCCGCTTCTGGCACCTCCCGTCACTACAACCAAACGCCTCATCAACCAAACTCCTTAAACTTAAGATATATAATACTACACAGCCCGGCTCATAATCAATTCCCATGCTCAACTAAAATACCAAGCTGCAAAAATCAGTGAGTACACTATACCGAACAAAATCATTCCAATAATTGCGGCTATATACATAAGGGTTATTGTATCCGAAATATCCCTTATCTCCGCACTTCTCTTATTATCTCCAATAATAGGCTTATCTACAATATCTCCAAAATATAATCCCGATCCGCCCAATCTTATACCCAGTGCGCCGGCAATAGCAGCTTCAGGATAGCCCAAATTGGGACTGTGATGCTTTCTTTTATCTCTCCTCATTATGGCAAAACTGCTCTTAAAGTCTTTCTTTAAAAATATCGAAGCTATAACAAACAATAACCCAGTTATCCTGGCCGGCAGAAAATTTGCCAATTCATTTATTTTCACCGCAGCATACCCAAAGCTTTCACATTTCCCATTTTTATAGCCTTTTGCTAATTTTATTGCATTAATTGTCTTATACAAGTAAACCATAGGGGCGCCTAATCCAAACAACGAGCCTATTACCGCATAGAAAACAGGTGAGATAACACTCTCGGCTGTCCTGTCGGCAGCATGCTCAACAGTACCTCTTATTATATCCTGCTCATCAAAACGCTCTATTTCTCTTCCTATATTTTTCGAAAGAATATTTCCGGCTTTGAAAATATCCCTGTCCTTCAGTGCATCACATACCTCGACGCTTTCAAACGCCACAGACTTTATGGCAAAAGCAGAATAAATAAAGTATACATTAACAACATGGTATACAACAGGATTTATTAAGTAAGCTACTCCAATTAATAACAACATAATTATGGTAATTAACAAAGCCATTATAATTGTAAAGCACATACCGGAATACTTTTCTGTTCTATTCCTGTGTACACCCCTGTGTACATAATCGTCACCCAAAGCCTTAACCTTCTTGCTATAAAGCAAATCTGTAATCTTCCTATAACCAACTTCAACAACTTTTGTCAACCAGTTGATAAACTTTACAGGATGCGGTATCCATTTCGGATATCCAATAATTACCTCAAGCACAAAGGCAATAAAAACATCCATCAGTGGGTATAGGCTCATTAATATGTCCCCTTTCAATACTATACAATTATAGTTAAACTCAACACAAAATACATATTTTTAAAAATCCCTTTGAAGTTATATACAAAGAAGGCGCTTTTGTCCCCTATTATGCTTCGGGTTCATATTTTGCATCAAGATATCTGCATTGAATAGATAAATGCATACAACTATTTTTGCTTTCCGGATCAGCAGAATTACAAACCGAAACTGAACATTCCGAAATTTCTGAAGCTATAAAATAAAAACTGCATTACACATTTAATTATACGCTTGTTCTACATTAATTATATCATTTCTTGAACAAATTCAATATATATATTTTAATCTTTTATGCATGCTGCTGTAAGTTTGAACAAAAGAAAACAATTTACAAAAAGTAGTATTTCCTTGCTATATTAGAAACACTACTTTTTGCATTAAGTCATAATTATATTGCCTTAAGTTCCATTTTCTAAACATCCTAATTAAAGAATTCATTGTACAATGCCTTGACAGCTTTTTCACTATCCACTGCTCTTATACCAAACATCAGGCTAACTTCAGAAGAACCCTGATTAATCATTTCTATATTTACTCCAGCTTTTGCAAGGGCATTAGCTGCTCTGGCACAAATCCCCACAGTTCTCAGCATTCCTTCCCCAACTATCATAACTAACGCCAAGCCCCGTTCTACAGTAACATCATCTACATTTAACTCATCTTTAATGCGCTTGATTAAATGCTCTTCATTTACTTTGTCCAGCTGTTTTTCCTCTAAAATAATGGATATATTGTCAATCCCCGAAGGAGTATGTTCGTAAGATAATCCTTCGTCTTCCAAAATGTTTAACAATCTCCTGCCAAATCCTATTTCCCTGTTCATCATATACTTGCTTACATATATTGTACAAAATCCTGTGCCGCTGGCTATTCCCACTACATGATTGTCTCCCACCTCACGTGCGGGTGTAATAAGTGTTCCCGGTGCTTTAGGATTATTGGTGTTTTTTATACATACAGGAATACCCATTCTATATACCGGTTCGAGAGTTTCCTCATGCAGTACGGAAAAGCCTGAATAGGACAGTTCTCTCATTTCCCTGTATGTAAAAACCGGGATAGGTTTCGGATTGTCAATAATATTTGGATTTGCTGCAAAAACCGAGTCAACGTCGGTAAAGTTCTCATACAAATCGGCCTTTACGGCAGCTGCCAAAATTGAACCTGTAATATCTGAACCTCCACGGGGAAATGTCACCACATCTCCCTTTTTAGAATATCCAAAAAAGCCTGGGAAAATCATTATGCCGGACCTGTCTTTTAACCTAGCCAGATGGTCGAAGGATTCAGGAAGTACTCTGGCATTGCCGAATTCATCACTAAGCAGCATACCTGCATCCTTAGGATTGATATATTCAGCCTCAATCCCCTTGCTCTTAAGATATTCTGCCACCAGCTTTGCACTGTTGTCCTCCCCGGCGGCCTTAAGAGTATCCATAAACTTTCCGGGATTGCTTTTGTCCATACCCATGCGTTCCTTTAAATCGTCGGAAATAATCTTTACGATTTCATTGGACAAATTAAGGCCCTGGGCAATTTCTTCATATCTTGCGACAACAGCATTGAGCTCCGCTTCTGCACTGCCCCCGCCAAGACACTTCTCTGCAAGGGAAATTAACAAATCGGTCACTTTTATGTCATCTTTATAACGTTTCCCCGGTGCCGACACAACTATTAAACGTCTGTCAGGGTCTGATAAAACAATATCACATACTTTTTTAATCTGCTCTGCATTTGCAAGCGATGTTCCACCAAATTTTGCAACTTTCATTATTTAACCTCCACTACACAGTAAATTCTCAAAGACTGTTTAAGCTTTTAGGGATCTTGATATATTTTATTCTTACAATATTCTTATGGTGTTAACCAATTCCCTGACAGCTTCAGAGTTTGAAATTACTTCAAATTTTTCCTTATGTTCCTTCTCAAGAATATTCTCGGTTACAAAAGCCAACTCATCTTTTTGCTGAACCTTTAGAGGTTTGAGCCATTCCACATTTCCATACAGGGAGTTTACCAATTCTTTAGCCTCACTCTCATTGTCAGTTTTTATTCTAACCAGATATTTTGCCTTGGTTTCCATTATATCTATAACATTGGATCCCTCAGCAACATTCCAGTCATAGCCTCCACAGCTTCCCCAATGCTTAACTATTTCAATTATATCGGCAACAACTGCACTTGCAGTAGGCAGTTTACCGGCGCCGCGGCCATAGAACATGGCTTCTCCAATTGCATCTCCTTTTACCACAATAGCATTGAAAACATCTTCCACATTATACAGCGGATTGTCCTTATCAACTATGGCAGGGCTTACCCTTGCAACTATCTTGTCGCCAACTTTTTCACTCATTGCAACAAGTTTAATGGAAGCATTGAGACTTTCAGCATATTTTATATCGGTAAGAGTTATCTTGGATATCCCTTCAGTGTAAATGTTTTTGTAGTCAACAAATTCATTATAGGCAATGGAAGAGAGTATGGCTATTTTTCTGCACGAGTCGTGTCCCTCTATATCGGCAGTCGGGTTTGCTTCCGCATAACCGTTCTTTTGTGCCTCTTTAAGGGCCACATCAAAGTCTTTTCCGTCTTTTTTCATCTGAGTTAAAATATAGTTGGTAGTTCCATTTAAAATACCAACAATGCTATATATCTCATTTGCAGCCAAACAGCGGTTAAGCGGCCTGATTATTGGAATTCCGCCTCCAACGCTGGCTTCAAAAAGATAGTTTATATTGTTGTTCTTAGCTATTTTTAATAGTTCAGGGCCATAGGTTGCAATCAGCTCTTTATTTGAAGTAACAACGTGCTTACCGCATTCCAAAGCCCTTTTTGTATACTCATAGGCAATTTTTGCTCCGCCGATGGTTTCCACAACAATGTTTATGGAATCATCTCCAAAAATCTCCTCCGGATTCTTGGTTATAAGAGCTTTATCCGGACAGGTATCGTCAAAATCCCTAATGTCCAATATTTTCTTTACTCTGATTTCCTGACCGGCTTTTTGAGATATGCTTTCGCAATTTTTCTTTATAATCTCGACAACTCCTGATCCTACAACACCATATCCTAAAACTGCAACATTAATCACCAAAAAAACCCCCTCTATTCTCTAGCAAGAATTTCTTGTCTTCTAACGCCATCAATTTTACTAATCTCTTCCATCAATTCGTTAATCTCAATTATCATACCATCGGTCTCTATCGAAATTGTCACATCCGCCAGACCGTTAATCGGTATATTCTGGTTAATAGTCAGAATATTGGCTTTTGCAGCCGAAATCTTGTTTATTATGCTTGAAAGTATTCCGGAAAAGTCCTCCACCACAAAAAACAGAGTCATGACTCTTCCTCTTGAGGTTTCATAAAACGGGAATACATAATCCCTGTATTTGTAAAACGCACTTCGGCTTATCCCCACTCTCTTCACGGCTTCATTAATATTCTTCACTACACCGCTAGAAAGCAGTTTTTTAACTTCGACAACTTTAATAAAAACTTCCGGAAGTACCGAAGTATCCACCAGATAGTATTTTGAGGCGTTTTTCATGTCATCCTCCGTGTCTTTGTCTCACGCACAAATGTGCTCCTATGGTGTAATCTTAGCACAAGTCAATTTCCAATTCAATAGTTTTTATTGATTTTTTTCATGTAAAAATTTTATATTGACAATATTTACAAATATAAAAATTTGAATTTCCTCATTATATCAAAAAAAGAATATGCTGTGCTGCATATCCTTTTTTAAATAAAATTTATAAGAATTTTGCAATTTTCACAGTTTAACTTCTACTTGCAAACTTCTTGTATCTCTTTCTGCAGCGAATTAAAGTCTTCCAGAATAGTCATAAATTTCTTAACAACCTGGGCATCAAACTGCGTACCGGCATTTGATACAAGTTGTCTTTTAGCATCATCCAAATCTAGTTTTGATCTGTACATTCTGTCGGAGGTCATAGCATCAAAAGCATCGGCTACAGAGATAATTTTAGCCAAAAACGGAATTTCATCGCCTTTGATTCCGTAAGGATATCCTCTTCCATCTATTCTTTCATGATGATAAAGTACTATAGGTACTATTTCTTTAAACATAGATACAGCGGAAAGTATATTGGCACCCTTTATAGGGTGTTTTTTTATTTCAGAATATTCCCAATCGTTTAACTTATCGTTTTTTAACAAAATATCATCGGCAGTTCCTATCTTGCCAATATCATGGAATATTCCGCCGGCTTCAAGTCTTTCAATTTCATCTTCAGGTAAATTAAAAGCTTTGCCTATTTTTACGGCATAGAATGCCACCCTGTCAGAATGCCCCCTTGTATAGACATCTTTAGCATCAACAGCCAACCGCAATGCCTGTATAGCATCCAAATACCTTTGCTTCAGCTCATTGTACGTTCTCTCCAACTCACTGTTCTTGGCATTTACCATAGAATGAAGAAATACATTGCTAATGGCCGTTGCAGCCTGAGTAGAGTAAATCTCAAGGAACTCTATTTGCTCCTCATAATTATCCGTTTCAAGATAAATTACTCCTTCGGTCCTCACCAGTTCGCTCTTGCTGTTTAGGGGCAAAAAAACACCTTGCTCCAATTTTACCGGCCGTCCTTTTGTTTTTGCAATCCCTATCGATTCCATAATTTGGTAATCCAGCATACCCAGAAGTTCTTCCAAAGATTTATCGTATTTTCCTACACCTTTTATAAAACTACTGTTGTTAGCCGACAGCCCCACAAAATCATCTATAAGTATAAATGCATTTTCACTATGTACTAACTTCAGAATTTCCGTCAAAATTTCTTTAATTATATCTCCTATGGACTGCAATTGATATATCTTAGGTACAGAATCAAGTATACTCTTTAAGCCGTCTCTGAACTTCTTTATTGTCCTTTTTTGAGATATTGACTTTATTGCCGATTCAATAAGCAATATAAGTTGGTCAAAGTTATCGCTCTTTTCGCAGTATGCTTGTATATCCAAAGATTTTATTGTCTCCAGAGGAGGAGCAACATCTTTATATCCTGTCAAAAGCAAAATATAGATATCGTTGTTAAACTGCCGGATTCTTTTTACAACCTCGTCTCCCTGTATGGGCTCCATTAAAAAGTCCAGCACCAGTAAATCGTAATTTTCCCTTTCAATTTTCTCGATTGCCTCCAGAGGATTATTTACCCCTTCAAAATGGTATCCTAAGCGATTGACAATTACCGACAGCGAATCTATGATACCATCATCATCGTCAACCACAATTATTCTATACTCCGATTGTTTTTGAATATTCTTTTTTCTCACAATACATCCTCCCTTGAACTTACAAGCATGTAATTGCATATATGCTGAACGATCTCTCTATAATTTCTTATCTGAATATTTTTGCAAATTTTAACCTTTTCAAGATACAAAACCACATAATTTCAGGTAACTTTTTCAGCCTTCTGATGGAGAAATATTGCTATATAAACCTATATCGGCATAAAAAAACGATTATATAATGAAATTTTTCATTTTGCATATTAAATTAATTTGACCTTTGTATTAATAAAAAACCAATGAGAGATACTATAAAAAATAACGTAAATAACTTTTCCATAACAGATAAAAACTATGGAGAGTTTAATAAAACAAGCTTCACCATGGTTAATATCAATACACAATAAAAATGGAGGATGGATATGAAAACAATTCGTTTAGGCATAATCGGAACCGGTATGGCACTAGAACGCCTTCATTACCCTGCCCTGCAGGAACTTGGCGACAAATACCAAATTGTTGCATTATGCAACAGGACACGCAAAGATGCGGAGGACTTCGCAAGAAAGATAAACCTTGACCTAAGCAATGTATACGATGACTATAATAAAATGCTTTTAAGAGACGACCTTGACGCAGTGGATATCCTGGTTCCCATTGAATTGAATTACACTGTATCGGAAGCTGTGGCAAAAGCCGGAATTGATTTTATATGTGAAAAGCCAATGGCTTCGAGTATGAAAGAAGCCAATAAATACCTGACACTGTCAAAAAAATACAACGTAAAAATAATGATTGCAGAAAACTATAGGTATAATGAAGAAAACAATATAATCCGTGATATTGTAAACAGCAAAAAAATAGGTGATACGGTATATTTTATCAGGAATAATATTTCATGCTTCCCCTGTGAAATGACCAAAGATACCTTCGCTGCGAAAGAGTGGCGGCAGCACCCAAAATACTACGGAGGAGCATTTTTGGATGCAGCACTCCATGATCTTGCAGCCTTAAGGCATATATTCGGTGCTGTGGAATGTGTGCAGGCCTTCGGCAAACCGCAGCAGGAAGACTTTAATCCGTACCTCTCCATTAATACCAATATTTTGTTTAAAAACGGCGTAATAGGTCAATACAACTATTTCCCTTCCGGTATAGAAACCCAGAAACCTCCGGTGGGCTTAAGGATATTCGGAACCAAAGGTGAAATATATTTAGAAGACAAAAACTGCGGAATTATAAATATTTCATACCATGACGGCAAAACGGAGCAAATTAAATATACACCGGAACGGGGCTATTACAACGAATTGCTAAATTTCTACAACGCTTTGAATGGAACGGAACAAATATCTGTCACACCGGATATCGAGTATGGAGACGTTAAAATGGTATTTGATACGTTAAAATCCATTTCTAAACGGGAAATAATCTATGTTGATGCTCCATCTCCGGTAAAGGAAACCTCCTTTACAGAACATGAAAATCACAATCCCCTTTACTTTCAATAAAATTTCGGGGCACCCCTGTCCCGAAAAATTTTTTAATAGTCCTTTTTACAGCAGTTTTTTCATACTGTTCTCTATTTCACGCTTGCTAAAGGGTTTCGGTATGTAGTCTGCAGCGCCTCTGGCTATTGCACTATTGATTACCTGCTGGGACTTAACTGCAGAAACCATTACTATTTTGCTTTTCGCACTGACTTTCAATATCTTGTCGATAGCTTCAAGCCCATCCATTCCCGGCATTGAAACATCAAGGGTTATAACGTGCGGCTGAATTTCCTCCGCTTTTTTAATCGCTTCAAACCCATCCCGGGCATATTCAATATTGCTGTACCCCAGTTCCTTCAGTGTGTTTCCAAGAAGCTTTCTGATAAAAATTGCGTCATCCACCACCAAAATTCTAGCATCTTCCATCCCGACACACCTCTGCTTTTTATTTATTTATTTATATAAAAACTGCCTTTGAAAAACACTCCGGAAACTTTAGCTGAAATTACAGAATTGTATGATGAGTTCAGTATTATGAATTGCAAAGAGGCGGTATCAGATGTAAAGCAATATCAACCTGTCCGCCTCCATTGAAATATTACCCTATGAATTACACTTTCAGAATATCTTTTACAATACCTTTCATACCGAACTTGTCACATAATTTATTATGCATAACCGGCTTTTTATCAAGATCTCTCAAACCTTCCGGTATGGCTATTTTACACTCATCCGCCAAAACTTTTAAAAGTTCGAATTCACTTCTACCTTTAACAGTTCCATCTCCGAAAATGGATTTTACCACGCTTTCATTAAACTTGAAAGGACTTGCTGTAGAAGCAATTACCGTCTTTGTGATATCTCCCGTTGAAATAACATACTTGTCATAAACATCAACTGCTACCGCGGTATGAGTATCGATAACATAATTGTATTCTTTATAAATTGCCTCAATGGTTTTCATCGTCTCGCTTTCTGTAGAATAGCCACCCCAGAAAACGGATGAAATCTTCTTCCTGGTAGTCGAGTCAACCGAATACTTTCCATCAGCCCTGAGTCCTTCCATCCATTCATTGATTAATTCGGAATTATGGTCGGTAATTTCATAAAGAAGTCTTTCAAGATTACTGGATATAAGAATATCCATGGATGGAGAAATAGTCTTTTTGAACTCTCTGTTCCTGTCATAAACTCCGGTGTTTATAAAGTCGGTCAAAACATTGTTATCATTTGATGCACACACTAGTTTATTAACCGGAAGTCCCATTTCCATAGCATAATATGCAGCCAATATATTGCCGAAATTACCTGTCGGAACAACAAAATTGATCTTTTCTCCGCATTCTATTTCTTTATTCTTAATCATGTCTGCATAGGCAGAAAAATAATAAACTATCTGAGGAACAAGCCTTCCCCAATTGATGGAATTAGCCGAAGATAACTTGTAATTAGCCTTTTCGAGCTGTTCTTTAAAACCTTTGTCAGTAAAAATAGCTTTGACGCCATTTTGTGCATCGTCAAAATTACCTTCTACAGCAATTGAATATACATTTTTGCCTTCCTGGGTAATCATCTGATACTTTTGCACTTCGCTGACACCGTTATTGGGATAGAAAACAATTACTTTGGTACCGTCCACATCTCTAAATCCTTCCAAAGCAGCTTTTCCGGTATCTCCCGATGTGGCAACCAATATTACGATTTCACTTGTTTCACCGGTTTTTCTGACTGACTTCACAAGAAAATGAGGCAATATTTGCAAAGCCATATCCTTAAAGGCACAAGTAGGTCCGTGCCACAATTCAAGAATGTGCACATTTTCATTCAGCTTGTACACAGGTGCTATTCTGCTATCTCCAAACTTCTGAGCGGTATATGCGTTATTGACACAATCGGCCAGCTCCTGATCGGAGAAATCTGTCAAATAATTTTTCAATATATATACCGCTCTATCCTGATAACTCATATTAACCATTTCATTTATATCATCCAATGTGAATTTAACACGATTCTCAGGAACAAACAGACCTCCATCAGGTGCTAAACCCCTTTTTATCGCTTCGGCAGATTGAATAGATTTTAAACCCCCACGAGTACTTTCATATAGCATTTTACTTCCTCCTAATTCCGACTAAATGAAAACTTCAGGACTTAAAGTCCTTATCTTCCTGTCCCTTCCTCAAAAGAGGCGGCATAAAATCTTAAGAGGCATTCAGCCCATAGCCTTTGCCTCTCTAAAATTTTACACCAAGAGACGGTATTAAAGCTATATTCGAAATATTACTTTAAACAGTATAATTATTTTCCAAAACATATCTTTTATTAAATAATAATATAACAAAACAAATAAAAAATAAAGCATAATTTCATAGGGCAATACTTTGAAATATTTCATCTGCGGTTGCTATAATTATATTATATGTAAACTAATATTTTTTGTGATGATTAAAGTCTATAAACATATTAAAATCCTCTGGCAGACAATAAGTATCTTATCCTGCCAAACAAATTTAACCTTTCCATACTTTTTACATAAATCAGTCTGTTAAAAACAGGTATAGATGCTTTTTTTCCTGCCTTATACAGATATTCCTTGTCCTCGTCACTTAAATTAAAATCCAAGAAAGATACTTTGGAAGTGTTGATCGAGATGAAGTAGCAGTTCCTCACTATGTATTTTGGAACCCCGATATCATGTACAGCAGTAATAAACCCTTTTAACAGACTCAAAGGGTCAAAGGCTACCTTTTTTGGATTGCCTCCTTTAAGCTGGCATGCAATCATTGGCCTTCTCATGGATGGACTAATGGTCCATACAGGTAAACTGTCCAATACACCGCCATCAATTATATAGTGCTTTTTAGTTTTTCCGCCTGTATTTGTATAAAATTCTACCGGTTTGAAGGCAAAAGGAACACTGGAACTCATTCTTACAGCTTTTGCTACTTCCAGTTTATCAGGGTCAAAACCGTAATATTTCATATCATCGGGCAGTACAATAACCTTTCCCCTTTTGGCATCAACAGCCGTCATTCTAACTTTATATCCCATGGGATTTGCATAATCAGCAACCCCTCCCCTTAAATCGGCAAAAGTTCTGATTCCTTTTCTGGCCAGAAGTTTATATACCCATTCTTCCAAAAGATCACCATCAAACAGGCATCCCTGTTTGCTAAATTTTACAATATTTTTAAAGAAATTCCCCCTATATAAACTGAAATCATCATCCAAACTCTCTTCTTTTCTTACCTTATCTTCATACGGCATATTAAGAAAACTGTATATACTTTTATCGGTAAACCTTGTACTTGAGCAAAATTCCATATATCTTTCAATAACCGGAACCTTTTCCGCTATAGTATCAATATTCAATTTTCCGAAATCGAACTCATAAAACTCCTTTTTTAACTCTTTCGACTGATAACCGGCAGCAATGCAGGCACCTGCTATAGCACCCGCCGAAACTCCGGAAATGTTTCTAAAATATATACCTCTGTTTTCAGCTTCTTCAAGCATTCCTACATAGGCTATTCCCTTAATTCCTCCGCCTCCAAGAACGAGGTTGGCATTTAGATTCATATTCATTTACAGCAGATCTCCCCGGAATAATATATCTTCTATTGTATTTATATTATCCGGGGAGAATAAATAGAATTTTTTAACAGTTTAATATTTTTACCAATACTACCGAAATATTATCCTGTTCCTTCCTCGATTTAATTAAATCAATAAGGTATTTTGTTCTGTCT
It includes:
- a CDS encoding Gfo/Idh/MocA family protein translates to MKTIRLGIIGTGMALERLHYPALQELGDKYQIVALCNRTRKDAEDFARKINLDLSNVYDDYNKMLLRDDLDAVDILVPIELNYTVSEAVAKAGIDFICEKPMASSMKEANKYLTLSKKYNVKIMIAENYRYNEENNIIRDIVNSKKIGDTVYFIRNNISCFPCEMTKDTFAAKEWRQHPKYYGGAFLDAALHDLAALRHIFGAVECVQAFGKPQQEDFNPYLSINTNILFKNGVIGQYNYFPSGIETQKPPVGLRIFGTKGEIYLEDKNCGIINISYHDGKTEQIKYTPERGYYNELLNFYNALNGTEQISVTPDIEYGDVKMVFDTLKSISKREIIYVDAPSPVKETSFTEHENHNPLYFQ
- the cobS gene encoding adenosylcobinamide-GDP ribazoletransferase, with protein sequence MIIFKRFVAMVQFFTSIPIPVNLNCDERDYGKGLVFAPAVGLIIGVLLLALCSVLKLVLPAKMVAAFLIVGYIVLTGGLHLDGLGDTFDGLFSNRPKEKILEIMRDSRVGTNAVLALISIVLINYTVLLELDLMPAALLLFPVAGRIGSLIGAGTSVYARKNEGLGKSFIDFCGRKEMFLGIIISFIIFGIVLKLKGLLIAFISIITAWTVTKILTRKLGGATGDILGAVCELNQTVFLLLFYVLGQFLS
- a CDS encoding homoserine dehydrogenase yields the protein MINVAVLGYGVVGSGVVEIIKKNCESISQKAGQEIRVKKILDIRDFDDTCPDKALITKNPEEIFGDDSINIVVETIGGAKIAYEYTKRALECGKHVVTSNKELIATYGPELLKIAKNNNINYLFEASVGGGIPIIRPLNRCLAANEIYSIVGILNGTTNYILTQMKKDGKDFDVALKEAQKNGYAEANPTADIEGHDSCRKIAILSSIAYNEFVDYKNIYTEGISKITLTDIKYAESLNASIKLVAMSEKVGDKIVARVSPAIVDKDNPLYNVEDVFNAIVVKGDAIGEAMFYGRGAGKLPTASAVVADIIEIVKHWGSCGGYDWNVAEGSNVIDIMETKAKYLVRIKTDNESEAKELVNSLYGNVEWLKPLKVQQKDELAFVTENILEKEHKEKFEVISNSEAVRELVNTIRIL
- a CDS encoding aspartate kinase, producing MKVAKFGGTSLANAEQIKKVCDIVLSDPDRRLIVVSAPGKRYKDDIKVTDLLISLAEKCLGGGSAEAELNAVVARYEEIAQGLNLSNEIVKIISDDLKERMGMDKSNPGKFMDTLKAAGEDNSAKLVAEYLKSKGIEAEYINPKDAGMLLSDEFGNARVLPESFDHLARLKDRSGIMIFPGFFGYSKKGDVVTFPRGGSDITGSILAAAVKADLYENFTDVDSVFAANPNIIDNPKPIPVFTYREMRELSYSGFSVLHEETLEPVYRMGIPVCIKNTNNPKAPGTLITPAREVGDNHVVGIASGTGFCTIYVSKYMMNREIGFGRRLLNILEDEGLSYEHTPSGIDNISIILEEKQLDKVNEEHLIKRIKDELNVDDVTVERGLALVMIVGEGMLRTVGICARAANALAKAGVNIEMINQGSSEVSLMFGIRAVDSEKAVKALYNEFFN
- a CDS encoding ACT domain-containing protein, with protein sequence MKNASKYYLVDTSVLPEVFIKVVEVKKLLSSGVVKNINEAVKRVGISRSAFYKYRDYVFPFYETSRGRVMTLFFVVEDFSGILSSIINKISAAKANILTINQNIPINGLADVTISIETDGMIIEINELMEEISKIDGVRRQEILARE
- a CDS encoding HD domain-containing phosphohydrolase; this translates as MRKKNIQKQSEYRIIVVDDDDGIIDSLSVIVNRLGYHFEGVNNPLEAIEKIERENYDLLVLDFLMEPIQGDEVVKRIRQFNNDIYILLLTGYKDVAPPLETIKSLDIQAYCEKSDNFDQLILLIESAIKSISQKRTIKKFRDGLKSILDSVPKIYQLQSIGDIIKEILTEILKLVHSENAFILIDDFVGLSANNSSFIKGVGKYDKSLEELLGMLDYQIMESIGIAKTKGRPVKLEQGVFLPLNSKSELVRTEGVIYLETDNYEEQIEFLEIYSTQAATAISNVFLHSMVNAKNSELERTYNELKQRYLDAIQALRLAVDAKDVYTRGHSDRVAFYAVKIGKAFNLPEDEIERLEAGGIFHDIGKIGTADDILLKNDKLNDWEYSEIKKHPIKGANILSAVSMFKEIVPIVLYHHERIDGRGYPYGIKGDEIPFLAKIISVADAFDAMTSDRMYRSKLDLDDAKRQLVSNAGTQFDAQVVKKFMTILEDFNSLQKEIQEVCK
- the cobU gene encoding bifunctional adenosylcobinamide kinase/adenosylcobinamide-phosphate guanylyltransferase, with the protein product MRRLVVVTGGARSGKSTFAEKIAKDCNCDVVYIATSIPFDDEMKARIKKHVEQRPAHWKTIEAYKDLDKHLAGEKSGHAVYLLDCITIMITNLMLEASIDWDNASGSDCDYIESQIKLEMEKLLKVVDEKDTTFILVTNEVGMGIVPENKISRIFRDIAGRINQMLAQAADEVYLCVSGIPVKIK
- a CDS encoding cobalamin biosynthesis protein CobD/CbiB; translated protein: MSLYPLMDVFIAFVLEVIIGYPKWIPHPVKFINWLTKVVEVGYRKITDLLYSKKVKALGDDYVHRGVHRNRTEKYSGMCFTIIMALLITIIMLLLIGVAYLINPVVYHVVNVYFIYSAFAIKSVAFESVEVCDALKDRDIFKAGNILSKNIGREIERFDEQDIIRGTVEHAADRTAESVISPVFYAVIGSLFGLGAPMVYLYKTINAIKLAKGYKNGKCESFGYAAVKINELANFLPARITGLLFVIASIFLKKDFKSSFAIMRRDKRKHHSPNLGYPEAAIAGALGIRLGGSGLYFGDIVDKPIIGDNKRSAEIRDISDTITLMYIAAIIGMILFGIVYSLIFAAWYFS